CCGAGATCCGAGGCAACCTGTTTCGCGCGGTCAAGGTCGCGCGATGCGATGGCGGCGGCAACCCCTGTCTGGGATGCCCTGATGCCGGGAATGACCTTCTCCCTGCCGATCTTTGCTGTCGAGATGATTCCCCAGCGGACCCTGTTGCCGTCCATTTTGTTGTTCTCCGAATAAAGAGGTGCAATCGCCAGTTGGCACGAAAAAATCCCGGCCCGCAAGGCCGGGACAATTCGCAAAGTAACGTTGCGTATTTATAAACCTAGAATTTCTCGGGCACGTAGAGATGCTCCGGCAGAACCTTGCGTTCGTAGTCCGGATTGGAGCGCCGCTCCGGCAGGCTGACCGGGTCGTGCGGCACGTCTTCGTATGGCAGCTGCGACAGGAGATGGCTGATGCAATTCAGCCGTGCCTGTTTCTTGTCGTTACCTTCGACGATGAACCAGGGAGCCTCCGGTATGTTGGTGCGCTCGAAGGTCTCTTCCTTCGCCTTGGTGTAGTCTTCCCAGCGGACACGCGATTCCAGATCCATCGGCGAGAGTTTCCACTGTTTGAGCGGATCGTGAATGCGCATCAGGAATCGCAATTGCTGTTCCTCGTCCGTGATGGAAAACCAGTACTTGATCAGCCGGATGCCCGATCGGACGATCATGCGCTCGAACTCGGGAACGTCGTTGAAGAACTGCTCGACCTGGTCTTCGCTGGCAAATCCCATCACGCGCTCGACGCCGGACCTGTTGTACCAGGAGCGGTCAAACATGACGATTTCGCCGGCCGCCGGCAGATGCGGTACATAACGCTGGAAATACCACTGGGATTTCTCGCGCTCGGTCGGCGCCGGAAGGGCAACTACACGGGCAACACGCGGGTTGAGCCGCTGGGTGATGCGTTTGATGACGCCGCCTTTCCCAGCCGCATCGCGGCCTTCGAAGACGACAACGATCTTCTCGCCGGTATGCTGCACCCAGTCCTGGAGTTTCACCAGTTCAGCCTGAAGCCTGAGAAGTTCGTGAAAGTAGGTGTTCCGGTCGATGGTCGACTTGTGCCTCTTGTCCGAGATGAACTCAAGATCCCTGGCGATCAGGTTGTCGTCGATCTCCATTTCAAGTTCTTCATCGAGGGAGTCCGTCC
This region of uncultured Roseibium sp. genomic DNA includes:
- the ppk2 gene encoding polyphosphate kinase 2, translating into MSDESAKSWVEAEWTDSLDEELEMEIDDNLIARDLEFISDKRHKSTIDRNTYFHELLRLQAELVKLQDWVQHTGEKIVVVFEGRDAAGKGGVIKRITQRLNPRVARVVALPAPTEREKSQWYFQRYVPHLPAAGEIVMFDRSWYNRSGVERVMGFASEDQVEQFFNDVPEFERMIVRSGIRLIKYWFSITDEEQQLRFLMRIHDPLKQWKLSPMDLESRVRWEDYTKAKEETFERTNIPEAPWFIVEGNDKKQARLNCISHLLSQLPYEDVPHDPVSLPERRSNPDYERKVLPEHLYVPEKF